From the Platichthys flesus chromosome 6, fPlaFle2.1, whole genome shotgun sequence genome, one window contains:
- the trim44 gene encoding tripartite motif-containing protein 44 isoform X2 has protein sequence MDDKGEPQDGATGVKYEELPQMDGSCDVCEPDEAQPATHVCHACSFAFCPIHTETHASRMHHPLMPYNHEGTQVNGLGTKTECRVGGEAEDEALAPSGGAVANGGERSDEEGKEGVQNDLPLGVGAEGAEEGEEAVVAGDTGRRRRRRSVTVERLRCKEHGQEGSLYCKEDEKIICVLCAVQGEHKDHTILTLHEAYLWQKGRQGYDLLGCTQQMAEKINTKWINPVMSIDELENYVDAQFDELRKLVRLAEKRTLHLVDLKEAFLTASAAEKIAEINVETEQLQEEMASINHELFLLEQAEAEGASPAVIAAALAPPRRVMPDVVARPRFPEPRAAPLDPRDFEDDDSGPSMGHAP, from the exons ATGGACGACAAAGGGGAACCACAGGATGGAGCCACGGGGGTGAAATATGAGGAGCTGCCACAGATGGACGGGTCGTGTGACGTGTGCGAGCCGGACGAGGCCCAACCGGCCACACATGTCTGCCATGCCTGCAGCTTTGCCTTCTGCCCAATCCACACCGAGACACATGCCAGCAGGATGCATCACCCGCTAATGCCTTATAACCACGAGGGGACACAAGTTAACGGACTTGGCACCAAAACAGAATGCAGAGTTGGGGGTGAAGCTGAGGATGAGGCGCTGGCACCGTCTGGAGGGGCAGTGGCGAATGGGGGTGAGAGGAGCgatgaggagggaaaagagggagTCCAGAATGATTTGCCGCTGGGTGTCGGAGCTGAGGGTgcagaggaaggggaggaggccGTGGTGGCTGGGGAcaccgggaggaggaggaggagaagatctgTGACGGTAGAGAGACTGCGCTGTAAGGAGCACGGGCAGGAGGGCTCTCTTTACTGTAAAGAAGATGAGAAGAtcatctgtgtgttgtgtgcggtgCAGGGCGAGCACAAGGATCATACGATCCTTACCCTGCATGAAGCCTATCTGTGGCAGAAG GGCAGACAGGGATATGATCTGCTGGGCTGCACACAACAGATGGCTGAGAAGATCAACACCAAGTGGATCAACCCTGTG ATGTCCATAGACGAGCTCGAGAATTATGTGGACGCCCAGTTCGATGAGCTGCGCAAATTGGTGCGTCTCGCGGAGAAGAGGACGCTTCACCTGGTGGACCTCAAAGAGGCGTTCCTGACGGCGTCCGCTGCAGAGAAGATCGCAGAGATCAACGTCGAAacggagcagctgcaggaggagatggcCAGCATCAACCACGAGCTCTTTCTGCTGGAACAAGCCGAGGCAGAGGGAGCGAGTCCTGCTGTGATAGCCGCGGCCCTCGCACCACCCCGCAGAGTGATG CCCGACGTTGTGGCCAGACCAAG
- the trim44 gene encoding tripartite motif-containing protein 44 isoform X1 produces MASCYTSCFTQAGWNEKRRWTLEKTRKDLPSAAMDDKGEPQDGATGVKYEELPQMDGSCDVCEPDEAQPATHVCHACSFAFCPIHTETHASRMHHPLMPYNHEGTQVNGLGTKTECRVGGEAEDEALAPSGGAVANGGERSDEEGKEGVQNDLPLGVGAEGAEEGEEAVVAGDTGRRRRRRSVTVERLRCKEHGQEGSLYCKEDEKIICVLCAVQGEHKDHTILTLHEAYLWQKGRQGYDLLGCTQQMAEKINTKWINPVMSIDELENYVDAQFDELRKLVRLAEKRTLHLVDLKEAFLTASAAEKIAEINVETEQLQEEMASINHELFLLEQAEAEGASPAVIAAALAPPRRVMPDVVARPRFPEPRAAPLDPRDFEDDDSGPSMGHAP; encoded by the exons ATGGCCTCTTGTTATACTTCCTGCTTCACTCAGGCAGGCTGGAATGAAAAAAGGAGGTGGACATTGGAGAAGACAAGAAAAG ATTTACCATCGGCAGCCATGGACGACAAAGGGGAACCACAGGATGGAGCCACGGGGGTGAAATATGAGGAGCTGCCACAGATGGACGGGTCGTGTGACGTGTGCGAGCCGGACGAGGCCCAACCGGCCACACATGTCTGCCATGCCTGCAGCTTTGCCTTCTGCCCAATCCACACCGAGACACATGCCAGCAGGATGCATCACCCGCTAATGCCTTATAACCACGAGGGGACACAAGTTAACGGACTTGGCACCAAAACAGAATGCAGAGTTGGGGGTGAAGCTGAGGATGAGGCGCTGGCACCGTCTGGAGGGGCAGTGGCGAATGGGGGTGAGAGGAGCgatgaggagggaaaagagggagTCCAGAATGATTTGCCGCTGGGTGTCGGAGCTGAGGGTgcagaggaaggggaggaggccGTGGTGGCTGGGGAcaccgggaggaggaggaggagaagatctgTGACGGTAGAGAGACTGCGCTGTAAGGAGCACGGGCAGGAGGGCTCTCTTTACTGTAAAGAAGATGAGAAGAtcatctgtgtgttgtgtgcggtgCAGGGCGAGCACAAGGATCATACGATCCTTACCCTGCATGAAGCCTATCTGTGGCAGAAG GGCAGACAGGGATATGATCTGCTGGGCTGCACACAACAGATGGCTGAGAAGATCAACACCAAGTGGATCAACCCTGTG ATGTCCATAGACGAGCTCGAGAATTATGTGGACGCCCAGTTCGATGAGCTGCGCAAATTGGTGCGTCTCGCGGAGAAGAGGACGCTTCACCTGGTGGACCTCAAAGAGGCGTTCCTGACGGCGTCCGCTGCAGAGAAGATCGCAGAGATCAACGTCGAAacggagcagctgcaggaggagatggcCAGCATCAACCACGAGCTCTTTCTGCTGGAACAAGCCGAGGCAGAGGGAGCGAGTCCTGCTGTGATAGCCGCGGCCCTCGCACCACCCCGCAGAGTGATG CCCGACGTTGTGGCCAGACCAAG